From Arachis stenosperma cultivar V10309 chromosome 2, arast.V10309.gnm1.PFL2, whole genome shotgun sequence, one genomic window encodes:
- the LOC130960639 gene encoding FCS-Like Zinc finger 8-like gives MLLRNRRSRAMNKPNLISDHHNHQNNSQSPKTNYDEKKTTIPSLFCSLPKLRDFTMKCLSGIEALPSPTSILDTKTVLSPLRDNIPFSYENNISPRILHSSNKNKTRNYSKERIGLALVGTLKDDDPIHHNHHENTGNNNNNNNILFGTQLRVKTNNNNNNNNSNKGCCSYSYCCSSSSESSFVMMNLSEMELSEEYTCVTTHNGPNPRKTHIFVDNCIVETYYSSPSSSSSSTIASLNNFLSFCYTCKKHLEHTKDIFIYRGDKAFCCEECRHKEMVLDGAAENL, from the exons ATGCTACTAAGGAACAGAAGATCAAGGGCTATGAACAAGCCAAACTTAATTTCTGATCATCATAATCACCAAAATAATTCTCAATCACCAAAAACAAATTATGATGAAAAAAAAACCACAATTCCATCTCTATTTTGTTCCCTACCAAAATTGAGAGATTTCACTATGAAATGTCTCTCAGGAATTGAAGCCTTACCAAGCCCAACATCAATTCTTGATACAAAAACAGTACTCTCCCCACTTAGGGATAATATTCCATTCTCATATGAGAATAACATATCCCCAAGAATATTGCACTCTTCCAACAAGAACAAGACTAGGAATTATTCAAAAGAAAGAATTGGTCTTGCTCTTGTTGGAACCCTCAAAGATGATGATCCAATTCATCATAATCATCATGAGAATACTggaaacaacaacaacaataataatatccTCTTTGGAACTCAGCTTAGAGTGaaaaccaataataataataataataataatagtaataaggGTTGTTGTTCTTATTCTTattgttgttcttcttcttcagaatCATCATTTGTTATGATGAATTTGAGTGAGATGGAGCTTAGTGAGGAATACACATGTGTGACAACACATAATGGTCCTAATCCAAGAAAGACTCATATATTTGTTGATAACTGCATTGTGGAAACCTACtactcttctccttcttcttcttcatcatcaacaaTAGCTTCACTCAATAATTTTCTCAGCTTTTGTTACACTTGCAAGAAGCATCttgaacacacaaaagacaTCTTCATTTACAG AGGGGACAAAGCCTTCTGCTGCGAAGAATGCCGCCACAAAGAGATGGTGTTAGATGGTGCAGCagaaaatttataa